A portion of the Sabethes cyaneus chromosome 3, idSabCyanKW18_F2, whole genome shotgun sequence genome contains these proteins:
- the LOC128741236 gene encoding lipase member I isoform X2, translating into MTCVTEKMKRVKNPRLWIGLRPIKAQLETAKFMFFHGTQFGDHEVFELDQADKIVHHPKFDRSKRTVMYFHGYIESPEVESVHVIVDAYQKRNDHNLIVLDWTQLADGNYLLEAVPNCRKLGHKLGTVILDMINAGLDVDKLHLVGHSLGAQLAGYAGRTVLSKSDKKIKLRRISALDPAFPPFYPGVFVTHLSEKDAHFVDVIHTDAWLYGAPVSTGTADFWPNNGKTLQPGCPKRNYKPLTDNDLCSHRRSWWFWAESVAERPTASFHSVRCKSWGDFKENKIDRSAKLAHMGIDCSPDAKGDYYLQTNGNPPYSRGIAGSTYE; encoded by the exons GGCTGTGGATCGGTTTGCGGCCAATCAAGGCACAGCTGGAAACGGCAAAGTTTATGTTTTTCCACGG TACACAGTTCGGCGACCATGAAGTGTTTGAACTTGACCAAGCTGATAAAATCGTGCACCACCCCAAGTTCGATCGCAGCAAACGGACCGTCATGTACTTCCACGGGTACATCGAATCGCCGGAGGTGGAAAGCGTGCACGTGATCGTCGATGCATATCAGAAGCGAAACGACCATAACCTTATTGTTCTGGATTGGACTCAACTGGCCGATGGAAACTACTTGCTGGAAGCCGTCCCCAATTGTCGAAAG CTAGGACACAAACTGGGCACGGTTATACTAGATATGATTAACGCCGGATTAGATGTTGATAAGCTACACTTAGTGGGACATTCACTAGGTGCTCAGCTGGCAGGTTACGCTGGCCGAACCGTATTATCTAAATCCGATAAAAAGATTAAACTGAGAAG AATTTCTGCACTGGATCCAGCCTTCCCACCGTTCTATCCTGGTGTGTTTGTGACGCACCTCAGCGAGAAAGATGCGCATTTCGTGGACGTTATTCATACGGACGCCTGGCTGTACGGAGCACCAGTGAGCACTGGAACGGCTGACTTTTGGCCAAACAACGGCAAAACGCTTCAGCCAGGATGTCCTAAGAGAAACTACAAACCACTGACAGATAATG ATCTCTGCAGCCATCGGCGGTCCTGGTGGTTTTGGGCGGAAAGTGTTGCTGAACGACCAACGGCCAGCTTCCACTCGGTTCGTTGTAAATCCTGGGGAGATTTCAAAGAGAACAAAATCGACCGGTCGGCAAAGCTAGCACACATGGGTATCGACTGCAGTCCGGA TGCGAAAGGAGACTACTACCTGCAGACGAATGGAAACCCACCCTATTCGAGAGGTATCGCGGGTTCCACATATGAATAA
- the LOC128741236 gene encoding lipase member I isoform X1 yields the protein MGTTKTVVAVSSMLILTLGLWIGLRPIKAQLETAKFMFFHGTQFGDHEVFELDQADKIVHHPKFDRSKRTVMYFHGYIESPEVESVHVIVDAYQKRNDHNLIVLDWTQLADGNYLLEAVPNCRKLGHKLGTVILDMINAGLDVDKLHLVGHSLGAQLAGYAGRTVLSKSDKKIKLRRISALDPAFPPFYPGVFVTHLSEKDAHFVDVIHTDAWLYGAPVSTGTADFWPNNGKTLQPGCPKRNYKPLTDNDLCSHRRSWWFWAESVAERPTASFHSVRCKSWGDFKENKIDRSAKLAHMGIDCSPDAKGDYYLQTNGNPPYSRGIAGSTYE from the exons GGCTGTGGATCGGTTTGCGGCCAATCAAGGCACAGCTGGAAACGGCAAAGTTTATGTTTTTCCACGG TACACAGTTCGGCGACCATGAAGTGTTTGAACTTGACCAAGCTGATAAAATCGTGCACCACCCCAAGTTCGATCGCAGCAAACGGACCGTCATGTACTTCCACGGGTACATCGAATCGCCGGAGGTGGAAAGCGTGCACGTGATCGTCGATGCATATCAGAAGCGAAACGACCATAACCTTATTGTTCTGGATTGGACTCAACTGGCCGATGGAAACTACTTGCTGGAAGCCGTCCCCAATTGTCGAAAG CTAGGACACAAACTGGGCACGGTTATACTAGATATGATTAACGCCGGATTAGATGTTGATAAGCTACACTTAGTGGGACATTCACTAGGTGCTCAGCTGGCAGGTTACGCTGGCCGAACCGTATTATCTAAATCCGATAAAAAGATTAAACTGAGAAG AATTTCTGCACTGGATCCAGCCTTCCCACCGTTCTATCCTGGTGTGTTTGTGACGCACCTCAGCGAGAAAGATGCGCATTTCGTGGACGTTATTCATACGGACGCCTGGCTGTACGGAGCACCAGTGAGCACTGGAACGGCTGACTTTTGGCCAAACAACGGCAAAACGCTTCAGCCAGGATGTCCTAAGAGAAACTACAAACCACTGACAGATAATG ATCTCTGCAGCCATCGGCGGTCCTGGTGGTTTTGGGCGGAAAGTGTTGCTGAACGACCAACGGCCAGCTTCCACTCGGTTCGTTGTAAATCCTGGGGAGATTTCAAAGAGAACAAAATCGACCGGTCGGCAAAGCTAGCACACATGGGTATCGACTGCAGTCCGGA TGCGAAAGGAGACTACTACCTGCAGACGAATGGAAACCCACCCTATTCGAGAGGTATCGCGGGTTCCACATATGAATAA